One window of Chryseobacterium indologenes genomic DNA carries:
- a CDS encoding Ku protein, translating to MKAIWNGAIGFGLVNIPVKIYSATETTKLDLDMLDKSDFSNIRFKRVNENTGKEVKWENIVKGYLMDDKYIVLDEEDYEAASPEKTKILSIDQFVKEAEVDSMYFENPYYLEPQKNGENAYRLLLKALEKTGMVGIGTFVLRETEAIGMIRPYKDDILVLNRLRFDQEIRDYKDLKIPAQKAPKPAELKMAVNLIEQLSQEFDPAMYKDTYSDELMKIIKQKAKGKNIKAKKAQPAKEGKVIDLMAQLKASLNTSKSKSAS from the coding sequence ATGAAAGCAATTTGGAACGGCGCCATTGGCTTCGGTTTAGTCAACATTCCTGTTAAAATTTATTCGGCAACGGAAACCACAAAGTTGGATCTCGATATGCTCGACAAATCTGATTTTTCCAATATCCGGTTCAAAAGAGTAAATGAAAATACGGGAAAAGAAGTAAAATGGGAAAATATCGTCAAAGGTTATCTCATGGATGACAAATATATCGTTCTTGATGAGGAAGATTACGAAGCGGCAAGCCCCGAAAAGACAAAAATCCTCTCTATTGACCAGTTTGTAAAAGAGGCAGAAGTAGACAGTATGTATTTTGAAAATCCTTACTATCTGGAACCTCAGAAAAATGGGGAAAATGCGTACAGGCTTTTACTGAAAGCTCTTGAAAAAACAGGTATGGTAGGAATCGGAACGTTTGTGCTCCGTGAAACAGAAGCTATTGGAATGATCCGTCCTTACAAAGATGATATCCTTGTTCTCAACCGTTTGAGGTTTGATCAGGAAATAAGAGATTATAAAGATTTAAAAATTCCAGCTCAAAAAGCTCCGAAACCGGCAGAACTTAAAATGGCGGTTAATCTTATTGAACAGCTTTCCCAGGAGTTTGATCCTGCGATGTACAAAGACACCTATTCTGATGAACTGATGAAAATCATTAAGCAGAAAGCAAAAGGTAAAAATATAAAAGCTAAAAAAGCACAGCCTGCAAAAGAAGGTAAAGTGATTGACCTCATGGCACAGTTAAAAGCCAGCCTGAATACTTCTAAATCCAAATCCGCATCATAA
- a CDS encoding DNA polymerase ligase N-terminal domain-containing protein, with protein MALKDYNNKRKFDETSEPKGKTKKSKDKLIFVIQRHAASRLHYDFRLEMEGVLKSWAVPKGPSLDPKDKRLAMMVEDHPYDYKDFEGNIPEGNYGAGQVEVWDSGTYEPLEENTKLSDEKELLKELHAGSLKFILHGKKLKGEFALVKMKNTDDNSWLLIKHKDDFAESPYDAEENTSSKSLVTKFLEEKKSLKIKEKKKS; from the coding sequence ATGGCTCTCAAAGATTATAATAACAAAAGGAAGTTCGATGAAACCAGCGAACCGAAAGGAAAAACGAAGAAAAGCAAAGACAAACTTATTTTTGTAATTCAAAGGCATGCTGCGAGCAGACTTCATTATGATTTCCGGCTTGAAATGGAAGGTGTACTGAAAAGCTGGGCTGTTCCGAAAGGTCCTTCTTTAGATCCGAAAGACAAACGCCTCGCCATGATGGTGGAAGATCACCCTTATGATTATAAAGATTTTGAAGGAAATATTCCCGAAGGAAATTATGGTGCCGGACAGGTGGAAGTATGGGACAGCGGAACTTATGAGCCTTTGGAAGAAAACACTAAGCTTTCTGATGAAAAAGAGCTGCTGAAAGAATTACATGCAGGATCTTTAAAATTCATTTTACACGGCAAGAAACTGAAAGGTGAGTTTGCTTTGGTTAAAATGAAAAATACGGATGATAACTCATGGCTACTGATCAAACATAAAGATGATTTTGCAGAAAGTCCATATGATGCTGAAGAAAACACCTCGTCAAAATCATTGGTTACAAAATTTTTAGAGGAAAAAAAAAGCCTAAAAATAAAGGAAAA